A stretch of Labrus bergylta chromosome 19, fLabBer1.1, whole genome shotgun sequence DNA encodes these proteins:
- the clasp2 gene encoding CLIP-associating protein 2 isoform X46, whose protein sequence is MRRLICERICDYRNFEDDDSVDGNRSSSAQAAFKVPKVPKKPAESSAARRPSATGGKLVSKESAGGIDEEDFIKAFTDVPSVQIYSSRDLEDNLNKIREICSDDKHDWDQRANALKKFRSLLVAGANTYDCFYQHLRLLDGAFKLSAKDLRSQVVREACVTVAHLSTVLGNKFDHGAEAIVPVLFNLIPNCAKVMASSGVSAIRIIIRHTHVPRLIPLITSNCTSKSVSVRRRCYDFLDLLLQEWQTHSLERHTSVLVESIKKGIRDADSEARVEARKAYWGLRNHFPGEADALYNSLESSYQRTLQSCLKSSGSVASLPQSDRSSSSSQESLNRPLTSKWSAAPCRVPVGSKGGVSSASLQRSRSDVDVNAAAVAKHRHGGQTRGVGRLPPGSYSSLDDASDKTDGTRSDNGRVRTKQPLSTASSVSSQVDSRGRSRTKMVSQSQPGSRSGSPGRVLTSTALSTLSSGAHRVLAGAGSDGHRRSRIPRSQGCSRDSSPTRLSVAPSSISSIYNGASRGARGSRIPRPSMSQGCSREASRESSRDTSPVRSFTPLGSGYGISQSSRLSSSVSAMRVLNTGSDVEEALADALKKPARRRYENYNMYSDDDANSDASSACSERSYSSRNGGAIPTYMRQTEDVAEVLNRCASANWSERKEGLLGLQALLKNQRTLSRVELKRLCEIFTRMFADPHSKVFSMFLETLVDFILVHKEDLQDWLFVLLTQLLKKMGADLLGSVQAKVQRALDITRESFPNDLQFTILMRFTVDQTQTPNLKVKVAILKYIETLTLQMEAPDFVNSSETRLAVSRIITWTTEPKSSDVRKAAQSVLISLFQLNTPEFTMLLAALPKTFQDGATKLLQNHLKNTGNVAQASMGSPLTRHTPRSPASWSSPVTSPTNTSQNTPSPSAFDYDTENMNSEDIYSSLKGVTEAIQNFSVRSQEDMNEPIQRREGEEGDFDSRVSDFVDGGRMALDNKTSLLNTPLLSSSPRGAREHFSDSPFKHSRKDSSMDDSEQLTDDSSLDQSELVAELLKELSNHNERIEERKAALCELLKLIRENTLQVWDEHFKTILLLLLETMGDREHLIRTLALRVLREILSKQPWRFKNYAELTIMKSLEAHKDPHKEVVRAAEETAAMLALSISPDQCIKVLCPIIQSADYPTNLAAIKMQTKVVERVPREGLVSLLPEIVPGLIQGYDNSESSVRKACVFCLVAIYAVIGEDLKPHLNQLSSSKLKLLNLYIKRAQSGSSGSEPPSEGL, encoded by the exons TGTCCAAGGAAAGTGCAGGGGGGATCGATGAAGAAGATTTCATTAAAGCCTTCACAGATGTCCCTTCAGTCCAG ATCTACTCATCGAGGGATCTCGAGGACAACCTGAATAAGATCCGTGAGATCTGCTCTGATGACAAACACGACTGGGACCAGAGAGCTAACGCT ctgaaGAAATTCCGCTCATTGTTGGTGGCGGGCGCAAACACCTACGACTGTTTCTACCAGCACCTACGGCTACTGGATGGAGCCTTCAAACTGTCCGCTAAAGACCTGCGCTCACAAGTCGTCCGAGAGGCATGCGTCACTGTGGC CCATCTCTCTACGGTGCTGGGGAATAAATTCGACCATGGAGCGGAAGCCATCGTTCCTGTCCTGTTCAACCTCATCCCAAACTGTGCCAAAGTCATGGCCAGCTCCGGTGTGTCGGCCATCCGCATTATTATAAGG cacacacacgtCCCCAGGCTCATCCCCCTGATAACCAGTAACTGCACATCCAAGTCTGTGTCTGTTAGAAG GCGCTGTTATGATTTCTTGGACCTACTACTACAAGAATGGCAGACCCACTCTTTAGAGAG GCACACATCAGTTCTAGTTGAGAGCATCAAGAAGGGAATTCGAGATGCAGACTCAGAGGCCAGAGTGGAGGCACGCAA AGCCTACTGGGGTCTGAGGAACCACTTCCCAGGGGAGGCCGACGCTCTCTACAACTCCCTGGAGTCGTCTTACCAGAGGACCCTTCAGTCCTGCCTGAAGAGCTCTGGCAGTGTGGCCTCGCTTCCCCAGAGCGACcgctcctcctcatcctctcaaGAGAGCCTCAA CCGGCCTCTGACTTCTAAATGGTCAGCAGCTCCATGCCGAG TCCCTGTGGGTTCAAAAGGTGGGGTGTCATCAGCCTCCCTGCAGCGTTCCCGTAGTGACGTGGATGTTAACGCAGCAGCTGTGGCTAAGCACCGGCACGGCGGACAGACCAGGGGAGTGGGTCGTCTGCCCCCTGGTTCCTACTCCTCATTGG ATGATGCCTCTGATAAAACGGATG GGACCAGGTCAGATAATG GACGTGTACGCACCAAGCAGCCCTTGTCCACCGCCAGCAGCGTCTCCAGCCAGGTGGACTCACGAGGACGCAGCCGCACCAAGATGGTCTCCCAGTCGCAGC CTGGAAGTCGGAGTGGCTCTCCCGGTCGTGTGCTGACAAGTACGGCCCTGAGCACCCTGAGCTCGGGGGCTCATCGGGTGCTGGCAGGGGCCGGTAGTGACGGACACAGACGCAGCCGCATCCCCCGCAGCCAGGGATGCTCCAGAGACTCTTCACCTACCCGCCTGTCTGTTG CTCCCTCCAGCATTAGCTCTATCTACAACGGAGCAAGCAGAGGAG CTCGGGGCAGTCGTATCCCTCGGCCCAGTATGAGTCagggctgcagcagagaggCCAGCAGGGAGAGCAGCCGGGACACCAGCCCCGTACGCTCCTTCACGCCCCTGG GATCAGGTTATGGCATCAGTCAGTCCAGTCGTCTTTCTTCCTCGGTCAGCGCCATGAGGGTCCTCAACACAGGCTCAGACGTAGAGGAGGCTCTGGCAGACGCATTG AAGAAGCCAGCCCGGAGGCGGTATGAAAACTACAACATGTACTCAGATGATGATGCTAACAGCGATGCATCCAGCGCCTGTTCAGAGAGATCCTACAGCTCCAGGAACGGGGGAGCCATCCCCACCTACATGAGACAGACGGAAGATGTAGCCGAG GTTCTGAACCGATGTGCCAGTGCAAACTGgtcagagaggaaggaggggctGCTGGGACTACAGGCACTGCTCAAGAACCAGCGCACCCTCAG TCGAGTGGAGCTGAAGAGACTATGTGAAATCTTCACCAGGATGTTTGCAGATCCTCACAGTAAG gtgttcaGTATGTTCCTGGAGACACTGGTAGATTTTATCCTGGTCCATAAGGAGGATCTGCAGGACTGGTTGTTTGTCCTGCTCACACAGCTGCTGAAGAAAATGGGAGCCGACCTGCTGGGCTCCGTACAGGCCAAAGTTCAGAGAGCCCTGGATATCACACG agagTCTTTCCCCAATGACCTCCAGTTTACAATTCTGATGAGGTTCACTGTGGACCAGACGCAGACGCCCAACCTCAAG GTGAAGGTGGCCATTCTGAAGTACATCGAGACGCTGACGTTACAGATGGAAGCTCCAGACTTTGTGAACTCCAGTGAGACTCGGCTGGCCGTCTCACGTATCATCACGTGGACGACTGAACCCAAGAGCTCTGACGTCAGAAAG GCCGCACAGTCGGTGCTGATCTCTCTGTTTCAGCTCAACACTCCAGAGTTCACCATGCTGCTGGCAGCTCTGCCCAAAACCTTCCAGGATGGAGCCACCAAACTGCTTCAAAACCACCTGAAGAACACGGGAAATGTtgcacag GCATCAATGGGAAGCCCTCTGACACGCCACACCCCTCGATCTCCTGCCAGCTGGTCCAGTCCAGTCACCTCCCCCACCAATACCTCCCAGAACACCCCCTCACCAAG TGCATTCGACTACgacacagagaacatgaacTCAGAGGACATCTACAGCTCATTGAAAGGTGTCACTGAGGCAATCCAGAACTTCAGTGTTCGCAGCCAAGAGGACATGAATGAACCCATTCAGCGGCgggagggagaggag GGAGACTTTGACAGCAGAGTGTCAGACTTCGTGGACGGAGGCCGAATGGCCCTGGACAACAAGACGTCCCTCCTCAACACCCCCTTGCTCTCCTCCAGCCCCCGAGGAGCCCGTGAGCACTTCTCTGATTCTCCCTTCAAACACAGTCGCAAAGACAGCAGCATGGACGACTCTGAGCAACTCACAGACG ATAGCAGCCTGGACCAATCAGAGCTGGTGGCAGAGCTGCTCAAGGAGTTGTCCAATCACAACGAGCGCATTGAGGAGAGGAAGGCGGCGCTGTGCGAACTGCTCAAGCTGATTCGCGAAAACACCCTGCAGGTGTGGGACGAACATTTCAAGACcatcctgctgctcctgcttgAGACGATGGGGGACAGAGAG CATTTGATACGAACGCTGGCTCTGCGGGTGCTGAGGGAGATTCTCAGCAAACAGCCCTGGAGGTTCAAAAACTATGCAGAGCTCACCATCATGAAGTCCCTGGAGGCTCACAAAGACCCTCATAAAGAG gttgTAAGAGCAGCAGAAGAGACGGCAGCCATGTTGGCGTTGTCCATCAGTCCTGACCAGTGTATCAAGGTGTTGTGTCCCATCATCCAGTCTGCTGACTACCCCACCAACCTGGCCGCCATAAAGATGCAGACCAAAGTGGTGGAGAGGGTTCCCCGGGAAGGCCTCGTCAGCCTGTTGCCTGAGATAGTGCCAGGACTCATACAG GGTTACGATAACTCTGAGAGCAGTGTGAGGAAAGCCTGTGTGTTCTGCTTGGTGGCCATTTACGCAGTGATAGGGGAGGACCTCAAACCCCACCTCAACCAGCTCTCCAGCAGCAAG ctGAAGCTGTTGAATCTGTACATCAAGCGCGCCCAGTCCGGCTCCAGCGGCAGTGAACCTCCGTCTGAGGGCTTATAG